One stretch of Caloramator mitchellensis DNA includes these proteins:
- a CDS encoding PrsW family glutamic-type intramembrane protease, producing the protein MLKLFAIALAPSIALLIFIYQKDRYDREPANILLTLFLFGFLSTVPVYFVERFLSYFGKGPFYTAFIVAGLTEELFKFIIIYSITFKLVEYNEKLDGIVYSVFTSLGFASAENILYILNQKNFIATGIMRGLFAVPGHMLFAITMGYYLSLARFADDKRPFFLINALLMPILLHGIYDFILFSRIYGYFVIFILFIIYLWRINLNRLNRYVKESRAIYDKDNI; encoded by the coding sequence ATGTTAAAATTATTTGCAATTGCACTTGCACCTTCGATAGCTTTATTGATTTTTATCTATCAAAAAGATAGATATGATAGGGAGCCTGCTAATATATTGCTTACATTGTTTTTATTCGGTTTTCTTTCAACTGTTCCAGTATATTTTGTAGAAAGATTTTTGAGTTATTTTGGAAAAGGGCCATTTTATACTGCTTTTATAGTTGCGGGACTAACAGAAGAATTATTTAAATTTATTATTATTTATTCTATTACATTTAAATTGGTGGAATACAATGAAAAATTAGATGGAATTGTCTATAGTGTTTTTACTTCATTGGGTTTTGCCTCGGCTGAAAACATTCTTTATATATTGAATCAAAAAAATTTCATTGCGACAGGCATAATGAGGGGCTTATTTGCTGTTCCGGGTCACATGTTATTTGCAATCACTATGGGTTATTATTTGTCGCTTGCAAGGTTTGCAGATGATAAAAGACCGTTTTTCTTGATTAATGCGCTTTTAATGCCGATTCTGTTGCATGGAATTTATGACTTTATTTTGTTTTCAAGAATATATGGATATTTCGTTATATTTATTTTGTTCATCATATATCTTTGGAGGATAAATTTAAATAGATTGAACCGATATGTAAAGGAGTCAAGAGCCATATACGATAAAGATAACATATAA
- the miaB gene encoding tRNA (N6-isopentenyl adenosine(37)-C2)-methylthiotransferase MiaB yields the protein MNLNKARYYHIITMGCQMNEEDSEKIAGMLEKMGYVKTEDKEKADVIVMNTCAVRENPETKTYGNLGQLKALKSKKPDLILAIGGCMMQQKGVGELVKKKFPYVDIIFGTFNIHRFPELLNNAIQSNDTILEIWDKEGEIVEGLPVHRESDIKAFVTIMHGCNNFCTYCIVPYTRGRERSRKPEAIIEEIRNLAKEGYKEITLLGQNVNSYGKDLENMSFAKLLRLVNEVEGIERIRFMTSHPKDLTDDVIDAIKECDKVCEQIHLPVQSGSTRILEKMNRKYSKEQYLELVNKIKSKFEDVSITTDIIVGFPGETEEDFEETIDVVKKVEYDSAFTFIYSIRSGTPAEKFQEQVPEDVKHNRFNRLVEVVNQVGELRGKRYQDKIVEVLVEGPSKTDENKLTGRTRTGKLVHFTGGDKSLKGKLVNVKVTQAQMFILIGEFVEVIR from the coding sequence ATGAATTTAAATAAAGCACGTTATTATCATATTATTACAATGGGATGTCAGATGAACGAGGAGGATTCCGAGAAAATTGCCGGAATGCTTGAGAAAATGGGGTATGTTAAAACTGAAGATAAGGAAAAAGCAGATGTTATTGTTATGAATACATGTGCGGTAAGAGAAAACCCCGAGACTAAAACTTATGGAAACTTAGGACAATTAAAGGCACTTAAATCCAAAAAACCTGATTTAATATTGGCTATAGGCGGTTGCATGATGCAACAAAAAGGAGTAGGCGAATTGGTTAAAAAGAAGTTCCCCTATGTGGACATTATCTTTGGAACTTTTAATATTCATAGATTCCCAGAACTATTGAATAATGCAATACAGAGCAACGATACTATACTTGAAATTTGGGACAAAGAGGGAGAAATTGTTGAAGGACTTCCTGTCCATAGAGAAAGCGATATAAAGGCATTCGTTACAATAATGCACGGGTGCAATAACTTCTGCACATACTGTATAGTTCCGTATACAAGAGGCAGGGAAAGAAGTAGAAAACCAGAGGCAATAATCGAAGAGATTAGAAATTTAGCTAAGGAAGGTTATAAAGAAATTACACTTTTAGGTCAGAATGTTAATTCGTATGGAAAAGACCTTGAAAACATGAGTTTTGCAAAACTTTTAAGATTGGTAAATGAAGTTGAAGGTATTGAAAGAATTCGCTTTATGACTTCGCATCCTAAGGATTTAACTGATGATGTTATTGATGCAATTAAAGAATGCGATAAGGTATGTGAACAGATTCATTTACCTGTTCAATCCGGCAGCACAAGAATTTTAGAAAAAATGAATAGAAAATATTCCAAAGAGCAATACCTTGAACTTGTAAATAAGATTAAATCAAAATTTGAAGATGTATCAATTACTACTGACATAATAGTTGGTTTCCCTGGAGAAACCGAAGAGGATTTTGAAGAAACTATTGATGTAGTAAAAAAAGTGGAATATGATTCAGCTTTTACCTTCATATATTCTATAAGGTCAGGAACCCCTGCTGAGAAATTTCAGGAACAGGTTCCAGAGGATGTTAAGCATAATAGATTTAACAGACTTGTAGAAGTTGTAAATCAAGTTGGAGAATTGAGGGGAAAAAGATATCAAGACAAGATAGTTGAAGTTTTAGTGGAAGGCCCTAGCAAAACTGATGAGAATAAGCTAACCGGACGAACTAGAACAGGAAAACTCGTTCATTTCACTGGTGGAGATAAATCACTAAAGGGAAAGTTAGTCAATGTTAAGGTCACTCAGGCACAAATGTTTATATTAATTGGAGAGTTTGTTGAAGTGATTAGATAA
- the mutS gene encoding DNA mismatch repair protein MutS translates to MGLTPMMQQYLEIKDKYKDCILFFRLGDFYEMFFEDAEIASRELEIALTGRDCGLEKRAPMCGVPFHSADTYIARLIEKGYKVAICEQLEDPKFAKGIVKRDITRIITPGTIIDSNMLDEKVNNFIASVYFNIDKVAISIADVSTGDFYVTSFIEENNKLMNELSKFKPSEMLIIKNSFTERFETLVLNIKSRFNLLINYVEDKSSESLSNKDYSHLNEYEKVSAVNLLKYLNETQKSSLDHISSITRYKTEDFMLIDSFTRRNLELTETMRSRSKKGTLIDVLDKTQTAMGGRLIRKWIEEPLLIKDEIEKRLEAVEELIDNIYISSDLREFLRGIYDIERIMGKISCETANARDLISLKQSIRFLPDIRAAISNCKSILLSEIYRDFDELGDIFQLIDESIDENPPITIKEGGIIKTGFNQEIDKLRDAMTNGKNWIAELEQKERDLTGIKSLKIGYNKVFGYYLEVTKSNLSSIPQDRYIRKQTLANAERFITPELKEMEEIVSGAESKVVDLEYDIFVHIRNKIYGEVSRIKKVAHYLAIIDSLLSFAKVSFENNYTKPKITDDGVIEIKEGRHPVVEKMISGVFVPNDTMLDNKEDMVIIITGPNMAGKSTYLRQVALITLMAQIGCFVPAASAKISIVDRIFTRIGASDDLSLGQSTFMVEMSEVSNILNNATKNSLLILDEVGRGTSTFDGLSIAWAVIEFISQRIGAKTLFATHYHELTELEGKIDGVKNYCISVKEHGEDIIFLRKIIRGGADQSYGIQVAKLAGLPSEVIDKAKEILEKLEESDISKKLKTKTKPAVVKEAAATLSNEINLFNYKENELIEEIKSIDVLNITPIEAINKLYSLVNKAKGLR, encoded by the coding sequence TTGGGACTTACACCTATGATGCAGCAGTATCTTGAAATAAAAGATAAATATAAAGATTGTATATTGTTCTTCAGGCTTGGGGATTTTTATGAAATGTTTTTTGAAGATGCTGAAATTGCCTCGCGAGAGTTAGAAATAGCACTAACTGGAAGGGACTGCGGACTTGAAAAGAGGGCTCCAATGTGCGGAGTGCCGTTTCATTCAGCCGATACATATATCGCAAGATTAATAGAAAAGGGATATAAAGTAGCCATTTGTGAGCAGTTAGAGGACCCTAAATTTGCAAAGGGCATTGTGAAAAGGGATATAACAAGGATAATAACCCCTGGAACTATAATCGACTCAAATATGCTTGACGAAAAAGTTAATAATTTCATTGCAAGTGTTTATTTTAATATAGATAAAGTTGCTATTTCAATTGCTGATGTTTCAACTGGTGATTTCTATGTTACAAGTTTTATAGAAGAAAATAACAAGTTGATGAATGAGTTATCAAAATTCAAACCATCAGAAATGTTAATAATAAAAAATAGTTTTACTGAAAGATTTGAAACGTTAGTGTTAAACATTAAATCAAGATTTAATCTACTAATCAATTATGTTGAAGATAAAAGCAGTGAAAGTCTTTCAAACAAAGATTATAGCCATTTAAACGAATATGAAAAGGTTTCGGCTGTAAACCTATTAAAATATTTAAACGAGACTCAAAAAAGCAGCCTTGATCATATATCTAGTATTACTAGATATAAAACTGAAGATTTTATGCTCATTGATTCATTTACACGAAGAAATCTTGAACTTACTGAGACAATGAGGTCAAGAAGTAAAAAGGGGACACTTATTGACGTATTAGATAAAACTCAAACTGCTATGGGTGGAAGGTTGATTAGAAAATGGATTGAAGAACCATTGTTAATTAAGGATGAAATAGAAAAAAGATTAGAAGCCGTTGAGGAATTAATCGATAATATTTATATTTCTTCTGATTTAAGGGAATTTTTAAGAGGTATCTATGATATTGAGCGAATCATGGGAAAAATTAGCTGTGAGACTGCTAATGCCAGGGATTTGATATCATTAAAGCAGTCAATTAGATTTTTGCCAGATATAAGAGCAGCTATTTCAAATTGTAAAAGCATCCTTTTAAGTGAAATTTATAGGGATTTTGATGAACTTGGGGATATATTTCAATTAATTGATGAGTCTATTGATGAGAATCCTCCCATAACAATTAAAGAAGGGGGAATAATAAAAACTGGTTTTAATCAAGAAATTGATAAATTGAGAGATGCAATGACGAATGGCAAGAATTGGATAGCTGAATTGGAGCAGAAGGAAAGAGATTTGACTGGCATAAAATCATTAAAAATTGGTTATAACAAAGTGTTCGGTTATTATTTAGAGGTTACTAAATCTAACCTATCAAGCATTCCTCAGGATAGATATATAAGAAAACAAACCCTTGCTAATGCAGAAAGATTTATAACTCCGGAACTTAAGGAGATGGAGGAGATTGTTTCAGGTGCTGAAAGCAAAGTTGTTGATTTAGAATATGATATATTTGTGCATATAAGAAATAAAATTTATGGTGAAGTTTCAAGGATTAAAAAAGTTGCTCATTATCTTGCTATAATAGATAGCTTGCTATCCTTTGCAAAGGTTTCATTTGAGAATAATTATACAAAACCTAAAATTACTGATGATGGTGTCATTGAAATAAAGGAAGGAAGACACCCTGTTGTTGAAAAGATGATTAGTGGTGTTTTTGTTCCAAACGATACAATGCTTGATAATAAGGAAGATATGGTAATTATTATAACAGGACCTAATATGGCAGGTAAATCTACTTATTTAAGGCAAGTTGCTCTAATCACTTTAATGGCGCAAATAGGCTGCTTTGTGCCTGCTGCAAGTGCTAAAATATCAATAGTTGATAGAATATTTACAAGGATTGGTGCTTCAGATGATTTGTCATTAGGACAAAGCACATTTATGGTTGAAATGTCGGAGGTTTCAAATATATTAAACAATGCTACTAAAAATAGCCTGCTCATTTTGGATGAGGTGGGAAGGGGAACAAGCACATTTGATGGTTTAAGTATTGCATGGGCTGTTATTGAGTTTATAAGTCAAAGAATTGGGGCGAAGACTCTGTTTGCAACTCATTATCACGAGCTTACAGAGCTTGAAGGTAAAATAGATGGAGTTAAAAATTATTGTATATCTGTTAAGGAACATGGGGAAGATATAATATTTCTTAGAAAAATTATTCGAGGGGGAGCCGACCAAAGTTATGGTATTCAGGTTGCAAAACTTGCCGGTTTGCCTTCTGAGGTAATCGATAAAGCTAAAGAGATACTTGAAAAACTTGAGGAGAGCGATATAAGCAAAAAATTAAAAACAAAAACTAAGCCCGCTGTTGTTAAAGAGGCTGCCGCAACATTGTCTAATGAAATTAATCTGTTTAATTATAAAGAAAATGAATTAATTGAAGAAATTAAATCTATAGATGTTTTAAATATTACGCCAATTGAGGCTATAAATAAATTGTATAGTTTGGTGAATAAAGCAAAAGGTTTAAGGTGA